A genomic window from Enoplosus armatus isolate fEnoArm2 chromosome 18, fEnoArm2.hap1, whole genome shotgun sequence includes:
- the sppl3 gene encoding signal peptide peptidase-like 3, with product MAEQGYTSWAYSLVDSSQVSTFLISILLIVYGSFRSLNMDCENQEKDKDGNPTTTGGFNNSNTNNSIQTIDSTQALFLPIGASVSLLVMFFFFDSVQVVFTICTAVLATIAFAFLLLPMCQYLTRPCSPQNKISFGCCGRFTLAELLSFSLSVMLVLIWVLTGHWLLMDALAMGLCVAMIAFVRLPSLKVSCLLLSGLLIYDVFWVFFSAYIFNSNVMVKVATQPAENPIDVLSRKLHLGPGMGRDVPRLSLPGKLVFPSSTGSHFSMLGIGDIVMPGLLLCFVLRYDNYKKQANGEVPGPGNMSGRMQRVSYFHCTLIGYFVGLLTATVASRIHRAAQPALLYLVPFTLLPLLTMAYLKGDLRRMWSEPFHTKTSSSRFLEV from the exons ggCGTACTCCCTAGTTGACTCCAGCCAGGTGTCCACCTTCCTCATCTCCATCCTTCTCATCGTCTATGGCAGCTTCAG gTCATTAAACATGGATTGTGAGAATCAGGAGAAGGATAAAGATGGTAACCCCACGACAACAGGGGGTTTcaataacagcaacacaaacaaca GTATTCAGACTATAGACTCCACACAGGCCCTTTTCCTGCCCATAGGagcctctgtgtctctgctagtcatgttcttcttctttgactCTGTACAGGTGGTTTTCACCATCTGCACTGCAG TTCTTGCAACAATTGCATTTGCATTCCTCTTGTTGCCAATGTGCCAGTATCTGACCAGACCCTGCTCCCCACAGAACAA GATTTCTTTTGGCTGCTGTGGGCGTTTCACTCTGGCTGAGCTCctgtccttctccctctccGTTATGTTGGTGCTCATCTGGGTGCTGACTGGACACTGGCTTCTCATGGACG CTTTAGCCATGGGCTTGTGTGTCGCCATGATAGCCTTCGTACGGCTTCCCAGTCTGAAGGTGTCttgcctgctgctgtcaggacTGCTCATTTATGACGTGTTCTGG GTGTTCTTCTCAGCCTACATCTTCAATAGTAATGTGATGGTCAAAGTTGCCACCCAACCTGCTGAAAATCCCATAGATGTTCTGTCCAGGAAGCTCCACTTGGGGCCGGGGATGGGCCGTGACGTCCCCCGTCTCTCCTTACCTGGCAAACTGGTTTTTCCCAG TTCCACAGGAAGCCACTTCTCAATGCTGGGAATAGGAGACATCGTGATGCCGGGGCTGCTGTTGTGCTTCGTCCTGCGCTACGACAACTACAAGAAGCAAGCAAACGGGGAAGTCCCAGGGCCTGGTAACATGTCCGGACGCATGCAGCGAGTCTCCTATTTCCACTGCACTCTCATCGGATACTTTGTGG GTCTGCTGACTGCCACTGTGGCCTCCAGGATCCATCGTGCTGCTCAGCCCGCTCTGCTCTACCTGGTGCCCTTCaccctgctgcctctgctcacTATGGCCTACCTGAAG GGGGATTTGCGGCGCATGTGGTCCGAGCCCTTCCATACCAAGACCAGCAGCTCCCGCTTCCTGGAGGTATGA